Proteins from one Podospora pseudocomata strain CBS 415.72m chromosome 4, whole genome shotgun sequence genomic window:
- the RPO31 gene encoding DNA-directed RNA polymerase III subunit C1 (rpo31) (COG:K; EggNog:ENOG503NXKP) encodes MESEVEAGRASENRKTLVKDQLPKRFKALKFGIQSTQDILNQGVLEVSDNLLYDVENNRAPFKHGPLDPRLGTSSPKPDAKCHTCHQDLMGCPGHFGHVKLPLPVFHIGYLKYIQATLQNICKSCSRILLTNEERRRFLRSLRREQDNMARTAVLKRINEQCRKVRNCYHCGDLQGTIRKLSCMKLVHDKFVAYNKSTAQKKVAPESKIEFDASFESAKAHFAELGKHTRRAMDDMHPLKVLNLFKEINSVDCELLGLDPAEGRPEMFLWRYLPAPPLCIRPSVAQESASNEDDITTKLAEIVIYSAHLREAMLKGAPLPSLMEQWEFLQLQVGMYVNSDVPGLVQQGFGKVTRGFCQRLKGKQGRFRGNLSGKRVDFSGRTVISPDPNLSIEQVAVPERVAKNLTYPERVHANNIQKLKACVRNGPTEYPGALQITKNQGEENEMKFLLKHMKPHILEKNADNLRIGDVVERHLEDNDIVLFNRQPSLHKLSIMSHYAKIRPWRTFRLNECVCSPYNADFDGDEMNLHVPQTEEARAEAINLMGVKNNLCTPKNGEPIIAATQDFITAAYLLSGKDRFYDRSSFTYICTQMLLGDTYLELPPPAILKPKALWTGKQIFNVMMRPNKESPVLVNLDAKNKVYNKGNLQPPDMDIDDSFLVVRNSEVICGRMDKSTVGEGKKNSVFYVILRDYGADYAAATMNRLAKLCARSLTLRGFSIGVGDVFPSQALTEHKLMLLEKATTVCDGFISQAENGTLEKAPGCDMKETLETKLSGTLSAVRQAAGSYCTENLSRNNAPLIMAKSGSKGSEINVAQMIACVGQQIIGGKRVADGFQNRTLPHFEKGDKRAAAKGFVKNSFYTGLHPTEFLFHAISGREGLVDTAVKTAETGYMSRRLMKSLEDLSTQYDDTVRTSEGGIVQFQYGADRLDPVDMEGDARPVNFDRTWNHSQTITWNNSEKGLLPSEIQKLTKELLDRQRALYVRRDMLTGEVITGLTDEQIRTSTDRAAYMAVDEHDAAREYLNSVQTYITQRATKLARIRKSVGLDPGVLEEDLAMQAAVNRVNKGGSEMDIDMDDEARAKGQKHADLTAKVSEASLRKFIELCLEKYKKAQVEPGHAVGAVGAQSIGEPGTQMTLKTFHFAGVAGMSITQGVPRIKEIINASKTISTPVITCVLENTKDVSAARAVKHRIEKTYIKDILDYVDDVWLQDVAKIVLRLEKDGLENLEQIGITTTDIADAIVKAKKLKLKIEPEDLKVNKNVIEVLVHNTWQDATAARKAARQRAAALEKGLTVANPGDESAADFQLRVNFLKRMLPEVPIAGHPETTRAIINVDSKTSAHTVLVEGYGLRACMTTEGVVGTKCLTNSVMECRDVLGIEAARTTIAFEIQQVMGDMNIDPRHMELLADVMTYKGDILGITRFGLAKMRDSVLQLASFEKTPDHLFDAAAGMKTDRILGVSECIIMGQTMSIGTGSFQVVRRLGLYDWQLKPKPSMFDEIWKKTHSKLGRGRARPVVVAAAC; translated from the exons ATGGAGTCGGAAGTCGAGGCCGGCAGGGCCTCCGAGAACCGCAAGACCTTGGTGAAGGACCAGCTCCCAAAGCGCTTCAAGGCCCTCAAGTTCGGCATTCAATCCACCCAAGACATTCTTAACCAAGGTGTGCTCGAGGTCTCCGACAATCTGCTCTACGATGTCGAAAACAATCGAGCTCCCTTCAAGCATGGACCCCTCGATCCCCGCCTG GGAACCTCGAGCCCGAAACCCGATGCGAAATGCCACACCTGCCACCAAGATCTGATGGGCTGCCCTGGTCATTTTGGTCACGTCAAACTTCCACTCCCCGTCTTTCACATTGGCTATCTCAAATACATCCAGGCAACCCTGCAAAACATTTGCAAATCATGTTCCAGGATCCTCCTGACCAACGAGGAGCGCCGCCGGTTCCTCAGATCACTCCGCCGGGAACAGGACAACATGGCGCGAACGGCCGTACTCAAACGCATCAACGAGCAGTGCCGGAAAGTGAGGAACTGCTACCACTGCGGTGACCTACAGGGAACCATCCGAAAGCTGAGTTGCATGAAGCTTGTCCATGACAAGTTTGTGGCCTACAACAAGTCGACGGCCCAGAAGAAGGTGGCACCCGAAAGCAAGATCGAGTTCGATGCCTCCTTTGAGAGCGCCAAGGCCCATTTCGCagagcttggaaagcacaCCCGCCGTGCCATGGATGATATGCATCCCCTCAAGGTTCTCAACCTGTTCAAGGAGATCAACTCGGTCGATTGCGAGCTGTTGGGCCTAGATCCTGCCGAAGGACGACCCGAGATGTTTCTCTGGCGGTACCTCCCAGCCCCCCCCCTTTGTATCAGACCATCGGTCGCCCAGGAAAGCGCAAGCAACGAAGACGACATTACCACAAAGTTGGCCGAAATTGTCATCTATAGCGCACATTTGCGCGAAGCTATGCTAAAGGGTGCGCCGCTTCCTTCCCTCATGGAGCAGTGGGAATTCCTCCAGCTGCAGGTCGGCATGTACGTCAACAGTGATGTGCCTGGCCTCGTCCAGCAAGGCTTTGGCAAGGTTACTCGTGGCTTCTGCCAACGTCTCAAGGGAAAGCAGGGGCGCTTCCGTGGCAATCTCTCGGGCAAACGTGTTGACTTCAGTGGGCGTACTGTCATCTCCCCCGATCCGAATCTGAGCATTGAACAGGTGGCCGTCCCCGAACGTGTCGCCAAGAACCTCACATACCCCGAGCGCGTTCACGCGAACAACATTCAAAAACTCAAGGCTTGTGTGAGAAACGGCCCGACTGAATACCCTGGCGCGTTGCAAATCACCAAGAACCAAGGCGAGGAGAATGAGATGAAGTTTCTCTTGAAGCACATGAAGCCTCACATCCTTGAGAAGAATGCGGACAACCTCCGGATTGGAGATGTTGTAGAACGGCATCTCGAAGACAACGACATCGTCCTGTTCAATCGTCAACCCTCACTTCACAAACTGAGTATTATGAGCCATTACGCAAAGATCAGACCTTGGAGGACGTTCCGGCTGAACGAGTGTGTTTGCTCGCCATACAATGCCGATTTCGACGGTGATGAGATGAACCTTCACGTCCCACAGACAGAGGAGGCGAGAGCAGAGGCTATCAACCTGATGGGCGTCAAGAACAATCTGTGTACTCCCAAAAACGGCGAGCCCATCATTGCCGCCACCCAGGATTTTATTACCGCTGCTTATCTGTTGAGCGGCAAAGATAGGTTCTACGACAGAAGCAGCTTTACCTACATTTGCACACAGATGCTTCTTGGCGATACCTATCTCGAGCTTCCGCCTCCTGCCATCCTCAAGCCCAAAGCTCTCTGGACTGGCAAGCAAATCTTCAACGTCATGATGCGGCCCAACAAGGAGTCGCCTGTCTTGGTCAACCTCGatgccaagaacaaggtctACAACAAAGGAAACCTCCAGCCTCCTGACATGGACATTGACGACTCGTTCCTTGTTGTTCGCAACTCCGAGGTTATCTGCGGCCGCATGGACAAGTCCACGGTTGGAGAGGGCAAAAAGAACTCTGTGTTCTATGTCATTCTGAGAGACTATGGAGCCGACTATGCTGCCGCCACGATGAACCGTCTGGCCAAGCTCTGTGCCAGATCTTTGACACTGCGCGGCTTCTCtatcggtgttggtgatgtgtttCCTTCGCAGGCATTGACTGAACACAAGCTCATGCTCCTCGAAAAAGCCACGACGGTGTGCGACGGATTTATTTCCCAAGCAGAAAACGGGACTCTTGAGAAGGCTCCAGGTTGCGACATGAAGGAGACTCTGGAGACCAAGCTTTCGGGAACCCTGAGCGCTGTCCGTCAAGCTGCCGGTAGCTACTGCACCGAGAATCTCAGCAGAAACAACGCACCTCTCATCATGGCCAAGTCTGGGTCCAAGGGTTCCGAAATCAACGTGGCCCAGATGATTGCCTGTGTCGGTCAACAGATTATTGGCGGCAAGCGTGTCGCTGATGGATTCCAGAACCGAACCTTGCCTCATTTCGAAAAGGGCGACAAGCGCGCGGCTGCCAAGGGCTTCGTCAAGAACAGTTTCTACACCGGTCTGCATCCTACCGAGTTCTTGTTCCACGCCATTTCTGGCAGAGAAGGTTTGGTCGACACCGCTGTCAAGACGGCCGAGACGGGTTACATGTCCAGACGCTTGATGAAGTCGCTGGAGGATTTGTCGACTCAGTACGATGACACGGTGCGCACCTCGGAAGGAGGCATTGTCCAGTTCCAGTATGGTGCAGACAGGCTCGACCCAGTGGACATGGAGGGAGATGCCCGGCCTGTCAACTTTGATCGGACCTGGAACCACTCCCAGACCATCACTTGGAACAACTCGGAGAAGGGGTTGCTGCCGTCCGAGATACAGAAACTGACCAAGGAGTTACTGGACAGACAGCGGGCGCTCTATGTCCGACGTGACATGCTTACCGGCGAGGTCATCACTGGGCTTACCGATGAGCAGATCCGCACGAGCACGGACCGCGCAGCGTATATGGCCGTCGACGAGCACGACGCCGCGAGAGAGTACCTCAACAGTGTCCAGACATACATCACACAGAGAGCCACCAAGCTGGCCAGGATTCGCAAGTCGGTCGGCCTCGATCCAGGAGTGTTAGAAGAAGACCTTGCCATGCAGGCTGCAGTTAATAGGGTGAACAAGGGTGGATCCGAGATGGATATTGAtatggatgatgaggcgCGCGCCAAGGGACAAAAGCACGCCGACCTCACGGCCAAGGTGTCGGAGGCCAGTCTTCGGAAATTCATCGAGCTATGCCTGGAGAAGTACAAGAAGGCACAGGTCGAGCCAGGTCACGCTGTAGGAGCCGTGGGCGCTCAGTCGATCGGTGAGCCTGGAACGCAAATGACGCTCAAGACGTTCCATTTCGCCGGTGTTGCCGGCATGAGTATCACCCAGGGTGTCCCGCGTATCAAGGAGATCATCAACGCCTCCAAAACGATCAGTACACCTGTCATCACTTGCGTCTTGGAGAACACTAAGGATGTCAGCGCGGCCCGGGCCGTCAAGCACAGGATTGAAAAGACTTACATCAAGGATATCCTTGACTATGTGGATGATGTGTGGCTGCAGGACGTCGCCAAAATTGTTCTCAGGCTTGAGAAGGATGGTCTTGAGAACCTGGAGCAGATTGGGATAACGACTACCGATATTGCCGACGCCAttgtcaaggccaagaagctcaagttGAAGATTGAGCCAGAAGACCTGAAGGTGAACAAGAATGTCATTGAGGTTCTCGTCCACAACACATGGCAGGATGCAACGGCGGCGAGAAAGGCGGCCAGGCAACGCGCTGCGGCtctggaaaaggggctgACTGTCGCCAATCCAGGGGATGAGTCGGCAGCCGATTTCCAGTTGAGAGTCAACTTCCTCAAGCGCATGTTGCCGGAAGTGCCCATTGCCGGCCACCCCGAGACAACGAGAGCGATTATCAATGTCGACAGCAAGACTTCGGCGCATACAGTTCTGGTGGAAGGTTACGGACTGCGCGCTTGTATGACCACAGAAGGTGTGGTTGGCACCAAGTGCTTGACCAACTCGGTCATGGAATGTCGCGATGTGCTGGGTATTGAGGCGGCCCGCACAACTATTGCCTTTGAAATCCAGCAAGTCATGGGCGACATGAACATCGACCCTCGTCACATGGAGCTTTTGGCCGATGTCATGACATACAAGGGCGACATTCTCGGCATCACGCGCTTCGGCCTTGCCAAGATGCGCGACAGTGTTCTCCAGCTGGCTTCTTTCGAGAAGACGCCAGACCATTTGTTTGATGCCGCTGCTGGTATGAAGACAGACCGGATCTTGGGCGTCAGTGAGTGCATCATCATGGGCCAGACCATGTCGATAGGGACAGGTTCGTTCCAGGTGGTCAGACGTCTTGGTCTCTATGACTGGCAGctcaagcccaagccctctATGTTTGATGAGATATGGAAGAAGACGCACTCCAAGCTTGGCAGGGGTCGAGCCcggccggtggtggttgcggcgGCTTGTTAA
- a CDS encoding hypothetical protein (EggNog:ENOG503NWEX; COG:I; COG:U) yields the protein MLYRLIRPRRAVGRSLQRYPFFSNRRYIWKTASGFPKPNPGSPRHPGAMASTPAPNTAVEKKVEKSYLASAVDSINPWAGPRSATPTPKDPQPALAPSTTVDHTLNPFYGQSFKRYPPDCPPPNIQWFHAVDVPKRKPKFMITKVASDAKPAQPKKYVAFDPRDSRAVEAAYQARLQELEEERNAFTGNALARTGTKRPRSVSGEGEKDTDSSRSKTRVPVNEDFLFDVDIEERELAPIYWEGPVYEVRRGSWFYQEGSTLRPCEENLAAQLEEGYLKVKPWRYPKAPSNPSTKGPTPKGSSENLNIVDESLAKINAKTAASVPQHQPQTYRLFGSYMNSVATYQDSNTAWLSTDGMLSWVTSTMYERFAGGGYMSGVKLVRGYTEAKKVKEKDEKRPVTPAGTKSTSNEKGDETPKALKRRSAPPTSVRPSLDEGADMEPDNPRNSLSRQLSNLMERAEDPEAEAEAIRVREEKEMMGDYNTNAGENQGRDIEHLVLVTHGIGQLLSRRMDSINFVHDVNILRKNLKNVYSVSADLRALNSEIGESGPGNCRVQVLPVVWRHRLDFPKRKPRRGEHDLAEAFDEEDEYPSLEDITIEGLAFARSLISDLALDVLLYQSAYREQIADIVVKESNHIYKTFKERNPEFKGKVHIVGHSLGSAIMFDILCRQKKRAPAASLPRNPLRIWPAASSEDRFEPKESKDLAFDFDVADFYCLGSPIGLFQMLKGRTISARNLPNAVPSESPLNPDYMEDPFLSAPAYSYASDQHLSPITGHPFSVSSPKVSQLFNIFHPSDPIAYRLEPLISQAMSTLKPQALPYTKKTIFGSVAPQGLTGLGAKVGQSVTGLWSSFSAGIASSLLNRSLGLTQEDVNNINASHHRERELSLSPVGSPGSGAWKEKQLGAAEGGGNSKMEDHVEKSEKTAERQMAIAAVTGGGKDGGALIDEELETLFSRFQKSRVERADGGGGEKGDGNGGDVLTKERWLEEERKAQRMRREEGKIRGLNRNGRVDYCIQESVLDFNPMNTIASHMSYWADEDVAHFVLSQLLQGERVRTPRV from the exons ATGCTTTATCGCTTGATCCGGCCGAGGAGAGCTGTTGGGCGATCCTTACAACGCTACCCTTTCTTTTCAAACCGTCGATATATTTGGAAGACTGCGAGCGGCTTTCCCAAACCGAATCCTGGTTCACCCAGACATCCCGGAGCTATGGCTTCCACGCCGGCCCCAAATACTGCTgtcgagaagaaggttgaGAAGTCATATCTTGCTTCCGCCGTCGACTCGATCAATCCCTGGGCTGGACCTCGCAGTGCAACCCCCACGCCGAAAGATCCTCAGCCAgccctcgccccctccacTACCGTCGACCATACATTGAATCCCTTTTATGGCCAAAGCTTCAAACGATATCCACCAGACTGTCCCCCGCCCAATATACAGTGGTTCCATGCTGTTGAC GTGCCAAAACGCAAGCCCAAGTTTATGATCACCAAGGTCGCTTCCGATGCCAAACCTGCCCAGCCAAAGAAATACGTCGCCTTTGATCCCCGAGATTCGCGAGCCGTGGAGGCCGCATACCAGGCTAGACTacaggagctcgaggaggaacGGAACGCTTTCACCGGGAATGCGCTTGCTCGCACAGGAACTAAGCGCCCACGGTCTGTGTCtggcgagggagaaaaaGACACAGACAGTAGCCGATCCAAAACAAGAGTGCCAGTAAACGAAGACTTTTTGTTCGATGTGGATATTGAAGAGCGGGAACTTGCGCCCATTTATTGGGAGGGTCCCGTGTACGAGGTCCGGCGCGGAAGTTGGTTCTATCAAGAGGGTTCCACGCTCCGACCTTGTGAGGAGAATCTGGCTGCTCAGCTTGAGGAGGGATATCTCAAGGTCAAGCCATGGCGATACCCGAAGGCACCCTCGAACCCGTCGACGAAAGGACCAACACCCAAGGGTTCCTCGGAAAACTTGAATATTGTTGATGAATCCCTGGCCAAAATCAACGCAAAGACTGCAGCCAGTGtaccccaacatcaaccgcaGACCTATCGGTTGTTCGGTAGTTATATGAACAGCGTGGCAACGTATCAGGATTCTAATACAGCGTGGTTGTCCACTGATGGGATGTTGTCGTGGGTTACATCGACAATGTACGAAAGGTTTGCAGGTGGTGGATACATGAGTGGTGTGAAACTAGTGCGAGGGTACACtgaggcgaagaaggtcaaggaaaAGGATGAGAAGCGGCCAGTGACACCAGCGGGAACAAAATCAACATCCAACGAGAAGGGCGATGAGACCCCAAAGGCCCTCAAGAGGCGATCTGCACCGCCCACGAGCGTGCGGCCCAGTCTGGATGAGGGTGCAGACATGGAGCCCGACAATCCTCGGAACTCTTTATCTCGCCAACTGTCCAATTTGATGGAGCGGGCAGAGGACCCAGAAGCTGAAGCCGAGGCTATCAGGGTgcgagaagagaaggagatgatgggtgATTACAATACCAACGCTGGTGAGAACCAAGGCCGTGATATTGAGCatctggtgttggtgacacACGGCATCGGGCAGTTGCTATCTCGCAGGATGGACAGCATCAACTTTGTTCACGATGTGAATATTCTTCGCAAGAATCTCAAGAATGTGTACTCTGTATCCGCAGATTTACGGGCACTCAATTCTGAGATTGGGGAAAGCGGACCAGGTAACTGTCGAGTTCAGGTGCTGCCTGTGGTCTGGCGCCACCGTCTCGACTTTCCCAAGCGcaagccaagaagaggagaacACGATCTCGCCGAGGCATTtgacgaagaggacgagTACCCGTCTCTGGAGGATATCACCATTGAAGGCCTCGCTTTCGCCCGTTCCCTTATTTCTgacctcgccctcgacgTGCTTCTCTACCAGAGCGCCTACCGGGAGCAAATCGCCGACATTGTTGTCAAGGAATCCAACCACATCTACAAGACATTCAAGGAACGCAACCCAGAGTTCAAGGGTAAAGTCCACATTGTGGGGCATTCCCTCGGCTCAGCCATCATGTTTGACATTCTCTGCcgacaaaagaaaagggcaCCTGCCGCTTCGCTGCCGCGAAACCCTTTGAGAATCTGGCCTGCTGCCTCTTCAGAAGATAGATTCGAACCAAAGGAGAGCAAAGATCTGGCTTTCGACTTTGACGTGGCGGACTTTTATTGTCTAGGGTCACCGATCGGGTTGTTCCAGATGCTCAAGGGGAGGACAATTTCCGCTAGGAATCTGCCCAATGCTGTCCCGTCGGAGAGCCCGCTGAATCCGGATTACATGGAGGATCCCTTTTTGTCTGCACCGGCGTATTCGTACGCCAGCGATCAACACCTCTCTCCTATTACTGGCCACCCGTTCAGTGTCTCCTCTCCCAAAGTCTCTCAGTTGTTCAACATTTTCCACCCGTCGGATCCGATCGCGTACCGACTTGAACCGTTGATATCCCAGGCCATGTCTACTCTCAAGCCGCAGGCATTGCCCTATACAAAAAAGACCATCTTTGGGAGTGTAGCCCCTCAAGGGCTGACGGGCTTGGGGGCAAAGGTTGGGCAGAGCGTGACGGGGTTGTGGAGCAGTTTCTCTGCTGGGATCGCGAGCAGCTTGCTGAATCGGAGCTTGGGGCTGACGCAGGAGGATGTGAATAATATCAATGCTTCGCATCatcgggagagggagttgagTCTCAGTCCGGTTGGGTCGCCGGGTAGTGGTGCGTGgaaggagaagcagcttggggcggcggagggggggggcaaCAGTAAGATGGAGGATCATGTGGAAAAGAGCGAGAAGACGGCGGAGAGGCAGATGGCGATTGCGGCGGTTAccgggggagggaaggatggGGGGGCGTTGATTgatgaggagttggagaCGTTGTTTAGTCGGTTTCAGAAGAGTAGGGTTGAGAgggcggatggtggtgggggggagaagggggatgggaatgggggggatgtgctgacgaaggagaggtggttggaggaagagaggaaggcgcagaggatgaggagggaggaggggaagattAGGGGGTTGAATAGGAATGGGAGGGTGGATTATTGTATTCAGGA GAGTGTGCTTGACTTTAACCCGATGAACACGATTGCGTCGCATATGAGTTATTGggcggatgaggatgtggCTCATTTTGTCCTTTCGCAGCTGTTGCAGGGGGAGAGGGTAAGGACGCCGAGGGTGTGA
- a CDS encoding hypothetical protein (COG:O; EggNog:ENOG503NWBU), translated as MSLCKSCHQPLILQFEPDSEDESLAPPADQPPIPDDLHLPCQCHFHWQCLLDLSSTVALTLSCPSCTTYLPSNPPTGSGSASGSSTNPFLPTSQAAQILTTYTNEGGVQEHLNILPHLTEEAYLSANPQFRPAKALHTLTSEGDTAGILELLADVDADEDITLSLPQLLCWQDLLNESKTAMHLALENEQEEVFWLLLWLESGVHTSVFPEQVVQSCEGVGLPRRGTVPQEEDVRFIKDGKGRTAGDLCRELGGAWGSYAEMLGMI; from the coding sequence atGTCCCTCTGCAAATCCTGCCACCAACCCTTAATCCTCCAATTCGAGCCCGACTCAGAAGACGAGTCCCTCGCCCCCCCTGcagaccaaccccccatccccgacgacctccacctcccttgCCAATGCCACTTCCACTGGCAATGcctcctcgacctctccTCGACCgtcgccctcaccctcagctgcccctcctgcaccacctacctcccctccaacccccccaccggATCTGGTTCCGCCTCaggctcctccaccaaccccttcctccccacctcccaagcCGCCCAAATCCTCACAACCTACACCAACGAAGGCGGCGTCCAAGAAcacctcaacatcctcccccacctaACCGAAGAAGCCTacctctccgccaacccccagTTCCGCCCCGCCAAAGCCctccacaccctcaccagcGAGGGGGACACGGCCGGCATTCTTGAGTTGTTGGCTGATGTCGACGCTGACGAGGACATCACCCTTTCTCTGCCTCAGCTTCTCTGCTGGCAGGACCTTTTGAACGAGTCCAAGACTGCGATGCACCTCGCTCTTGAGaacgagcaggaggaggtgtttTGGCTGCTTTTGTGGCTCGAGAGCGGGGTTCACACTTCTGTTTTTCCAGAGCAGGTGGTGCAGAGTTGTGAGGGTGTGGGCCTGCCGAGACGGGGGACCGTTCcccaggaggaggatgtcagGTTTAtcaaggatgggaaggggaggacgGCGGGGGATTTGTGCCGGGAGTTGGGGGGCGCGTGGGGGAGTTATGCGGAGATGTTGGGGATGATTTga
- the fim1 gene encoding fimbrin (COG:Z; BUSCO:EOG0926140Q; EggNog:ENOG503NW26) produces MNVLKIQRKFPQFQQPEIFSLADAFRKLDVDDKGYIDEATAIKATQTSERKQYDVVRQALKEVELDSARRVELEDYVGLIAKLRDAPSNSQGLSAAAAASPAAVISQRTGGGHSSKGSISGTQGKIFVQGSNSNITHTINEDERTEFTRHINAVLAGDPDIGNRLPFPTDTFEMFDECKDGLVLAKLINDSVPDTIDERVLNRPKGAKKLNAFQMTENNNIVIESAKGIGCSVVNIGAGDIAEVREHLILGLIWQVIRRGLLGKIDIKLHPELYRLLDEDETLEQFLRLPPEQILLRWFNYHLKAANWPNRVTNFSSDVKNGENYTVLLAQIGSEYGCTRAPLQTRDLHQRAEEVLQNADLLGCRKFLSPSSLVAGNPKLNLAFVANLFNTHPCLDPITEEEKLEVEDFDAEGEREARVFTLWLNSLDVQPAVQSFFDDLRDGTILLQAYDKVINGSVNWRHVNKLPAHGGEMSRFKAVENTNYAIELGKQNGFSLVGIQGADITDGQRTLTLGLVWQLMRKDITVTLKGLAQRLGKREITDSEMVRWANDMVRKGGRTGTIRSFKDPNIGSGVFLLDVLNGMKSSYVDYDLVTPGRNDEEAYLNAKLSISIARKMGATIWLVPEDICQVRSRLVTTFIGSLMATHEKMQ; encoded by the exons ATGAACGTCCTCAAGATCCAGAG GAAATTCCCTCAATTCCAACAGCCCGAGATCTTCTCGTTAGCCGACGCCTTCCGTAAGCTCGACGTTGACGACAAGGGTTACATTGATGAGGCTACCGCCATCAAGGCCACTCAGACCAGCGAGCGCAAGCAATACGATGTCGTCCGTCAAGCGCTAAAGGAGGTTGAGCTCGACTCCGCAAGAAgagtcgagctggaggaTTATGTTGGT CTCATTGCCAAGCTCCGTGATGCTCCCTCCAACTCGCAAGGGCTttccgccgctgccgccgcctcgcCAGCTGCTGTGATTTCCCAGAGAACAGGAGGAGGCCACTCTTCCAAGGGCAGCATCAGTGGAACTCAGGGCAAGATCTTTGTGCAAGGTTCGAACTCTAACATTACCCACACCATCAACGAGGATGAACGCACCGAGTTTACGCGCCACATCAATGCCGTCCTCGCCGGCGATCCCGACATTGGCAAccgcctccccttcccaaccgaCACGTTCGAGATGTTCGACGAGTGCAAGGACGGTTTGGTGCTCGCCAAGCTCATCAACGACAGCGTTCCAGACACGATCGATGAGCGTGTCCTGAACCGGCCCAAGGgagccaagaagctcaacgCCTTCCAGATGACggaaaacaacaacatcgtCATTGAGTCAGCAAAGGGCATAGGCTGCTCAGTTGTCAACATTGGTGCCGGGGATATCGCTGAGGTCAGGGAGCATCTCATTCTGGGACTGATTTGGCAGGTTATTCGCCGGGGTCTGTTGGGCAAGATTGACATCAAGCTCCACCCCGAATTGTACCGTCTgcttgacgaggacgagacTCTGGAGCAGTTCCTCAGACTGCCCCCTGAGCAGATCCTCCTCCGGTGGTTCAACTACCACCTCAAGGCTGCCAACTGGCCCAACAGGGTTACCAATTTCTCGTCGGATGTCAAGAATGGCGAGAACTACACGGTGTTGCTGGCCCAGATTGGCTCTGAGTATGGTTGCACTCGGGCCCCTCTTCAAACTCGGGATTTGCACCAGCGCGCTGAGGAGGTTCTCCAAAACGCCGACCTTCTTGGATGTCGCAAGTTCTTGAGCCCTTCTTCGCTTGTTGCCGGTAACCCTAAGCTCAATCTTGCCTTCGTTGCCAACCTgttcaacacccacccctgCCTTGACCCAatcaccgaggaggagaagctcgaggtggaggacttTGATGCTGAAGGCGAGCGCGAGGCCCGTGTTTTCACCCTCTGGCTCAACAGTTTGGATGTGCAGCCCGCTGTCCAGTCCTTCTTTGACGACCTCCGCGACGGCACCATCCTTCTCCAGGCCTACGACAAGGTTATCAATGGCTCGGTCAACTGGCGGCACGTCAACAAGCTCCCCGCGCACGGCGGTGAGATGTCGAGATTCAAGGCTGTGGAAAACACCAACTACGCCATTGAGCTCGGCAAGCAAAACGGCTTCTCGCTTGTTGGCATCCAGGGTGCGGATATCACTGACGGGCAGCGCACTCTGACGCTTGGTCTTGTCTGGCAGCTCATGCGCAAGGATATCACTGTTACCCTGAAGGGCCTGGCGCAGCGGTTGGGCAAGCGCGAGATCACCGATTCGGAGATGGTCCGGTGGGCCAACGACATGGTGCGCAAGGGCGGTCGCACAGGGACCATCCGATCGTTCAAGGACCCTAACATTGGGTCGGGTGTGTTCTTGCTGGATGTGCTGAATGGCATGAAGAGCAGTTATGTCGACTACGATCTTGTCACGCCTGGGCGGAACGACGAGGAGGCGTATCTCAATGCCAAGCTCAGCATCAGTATTGCGAGAAAGATGGGGGCGACGATTTGGCTGGTGCCCGAGGATATTTGCCAGGTTCGCAGCCGTTTGGTGACGACGTTTATTG GTTCTCTGATGGCAACTCACGAAAAGATGCAGTAG